In one window of Methanoculleus thermophilus DNA:
- the mutL gene encoding DNA mismatch repair endonuclease MutL, translating to MTKIRVLDPDTVNQIAAGEVVERPASVVKELIENAIDAGSTSILIEITSDMAAVTKIRVTDDGEGMTPEEAVLAFAPHATSKIRDIADLSTLRTLGFRGEALASIAAVAEVTLVTRPRGSGALAGTRLVIRGGEIVEKSEVGAPEGTTIIVEHLFYNTPARRKFLKSRNTELAHIYAAVENLALAHGEVAFRVVQNGKERLSTQRSRDLLATITGLYGADLARALVPVEGRLPILTIRGYVSRPSENRGNQSEIYISINGRSISSRQIAAAVREGYGTLLPKDRYPVAFLDLTIETDLVDVNVHPTKREVRLSREREITGAIATAVGEALAGHDLLGDAPAEPVQQPLLPQEPVPAPAPAAGEPEAAYTARHRELALSDRQLRRTETEAGGQENLLPPMEPIGQVAATYIVAEGTDGTLYLVDQHAAHERILYDQVVEQRDKAAGSQELIMPVVLSLPPKESAALRDAVPLLAGEGFVVEEFGRDTFAVRAVPAALGAVEDPASIREMIAEFLAGEARAAPDRREAVTCIIACRGAVKAGALLTAEQQKRLLMQLARTKTPWTCPHGRPTVVAFDKRKLDGLFRRG from the coding sequence ATGACGAAGATCCGGGTCCTCGACCCCGACACCGTGAACCAGATCGCCGCCGGCGAGGTCGTGGAGCGGCCGGCATCGGTGGTGAAAGAACTCATCGAGAACGCGATCGATGCCGGTTCGACGAGCATCCTCATCGAGATTACGTCGGACATGGCTGCTGTCACGAAGATCCGGGTGACCGACGACGGCGAGGGGATGACGCCGGAGGAGGCCGTCCTTGCGTTTGCGCCCCACGCCACGAGCAAGATCCGAGATATCGCCGATCTTTCGACCCTCCGGACGCTGGGGTTCCGGGGGGAGGCGCTCGCGAGCATCGCCGCCGTCGCGGAGGTGACCCTGGTCACCCGTCCCCGTGGGAGCGGCGCGCTCGCCGGGACACGGCTGGTGATCAGGGGCGGTGAGATCGTCGAGAAGAGCGAGGTGGGCGCCCCGGAGGGGACGACGATCATCGTGGAGCACCTCTTCTACAACACCCCCGCCCGCCGGAAGTTCCTAAAGAGCAGGAACACTGAACTTGCCCACATCTACGCCGCTGTGGAGAACCTGGCCCTCGCCCACGGTGAGGTTGCCTTCCGGGTGGTGCAGAACGGAAAGGAGCGGCTCTCGACCCAGCGGTCCAGGGACCTTCTTGCCACCATCACCGGACTTTACGGTGCAGACCTTGCCCGGGCGCTCGTCCCGGTCGAGGGAAGGCTCCCGATCCTTACCATCCGCGGCTATGTCTCCCGCCCGTCGGAGAACCGGGGAAACCAATCTGAGATCTATATCAGCATCAACGGCCGGAGCATCTCCTCCCGCCAGATCGCCGCCGCCGTCCGGGAGGGCTACGGCACCCTCCTCCCAAAGGACCGTTATCCTGTGGCATTCCTCGATCTCACGATCGAGACCGATCTTGTGGACGTCAACGTCCACCCGACAAAGAGGGAGGTCCGCCTATCCCGGGAGCGGGAGATCACGGGAGCAATTGCAACCGCGGTAGGAGAGGCCCTCGCCGGGCACGACCTTCTTGGCGATGCTCCGGCCGAACCGGTGCAGCAGCCGCTCCTGCCGCAAGAACCTGTCCCGGCTCCCGCTCCAGCGGCAGGCGAGCCCGAAGCGGCTTACACGGCCCGGCACCGGGAACTCGCCCTCTCGGATCGTCAGCTCCGCCGGACGGAGACAGAGGCAGGTGGACAGGAGAACCTCCTCCCCCCGATGGAGCCGATAGGACAGGTAGCCGCGACCTACATCGTGGCGGAGGGGACCGACGGCACCCTCTACCTCGTCGACCAGCATGCGGCCCATGAGCGGATCCTCTACGACCAGGTCGTGGAACAGCGCGACAAGGCGGCCGGGTCGCAGGAGTTGATCATGCCCGTCGTCCTCTCCCTTCCACCGAAAGAGTCGGCCGCGCTCCGGGACGCGGTGCCTCTCCTCGCGGGCGAGGGATTTGTGGTGGAGGAGTTCGGCCGGGATACCTTCGCCGTCCGGGCGGTGCCGGCCGCCCTCGGGGCCGTCGAGGACCCCGCAAGCATCAGGGAGATGATAGCCGAGTTCCTCGCCGGGGAGGCCCGGGCCGCTCCCGACCGGCGTGAGGCGGTCACCTGCATCATCGCATGCCGCGGTGCTGTGAAGGCCGGCGCCCTCCTCACCGCCGAGCAGCAGAAGCGCCTCCTTATGCAACTTGCCCGGACCAAAACCCCCTGGACCTGCCCGCACGGAAGGCCGACGGTCGTGGCGTTCGACAAGCGCAAACTCGACGGACTCTTCCGGCGGGGATAA
- a CDS encoding S16 family serine protease produces MRIREKTLTILLLLSLVANVFFLAVVFMPGVPSPALSKQEEIAPFPTTPVSSHALEREAGFGMASMQAPVIIQKVEVERGWGPLIYEEVTEEGAMVTVSVEVVPGRGRVLVQTTPLTGTVFQETANRAVALAANHSRVDLAESDIIFSIQGPVEVSEIDGPSAGALMTTLLLSVLEEFRINESVTMTGTIGEDGSIGPVSGVLEKARAAAASGKTLLILPEGNDLLIECQEESRSLGGLRIAGQRPVVVDAKEYIEENLGIHVRYANSIDDLVADVRDPPAAPATTPI; encoded by the coding sequence ATGCGTATACGGGAGAAGACTCTGACGATTCTGCTTCTTCTATCGCTCGTTGCAAATGTCTTCTTCCTGGCTGTGGTCTTCATGCCGGGAGTTCCCTCCCCCGCTCTCTCTAAGCAGGAAGAGATCGCTCCCTTCCCGACCACACCCGTATCCTCTCACGCTCTGGAGAGAGAGGCAGGGTTCGGCATGGCCTCCATGCAGGCACCGGTCATCATCCAGAAGGTTGAGGTCGAGCGCGGCTGGGGTCCGCTCATCTACGAGGAGGTGACCGAAGAGGGCGCGATGGTGACCGTCTCGGTCGAGGTCGTGCCCGGGAGGGGGAGGGTGCTTGTTCAGACGACGCCTCTGACGGGGACGGTCTTTCAGGAGACCGCGAATCGGGCCGTTGCCCTCGCCGCCAACCACTCACGTGTGGACCTCGCAGAGAGCGATATTATCTTTAGCATCCAGGGGCCCGTGGAGGTTTCCGAGATCGACGGCCCGAGTGCAGGGGCGTTGATGACCACGCTTCTCCTCTCGGTGCTTGAGGAGTTTAGGATCAACGAGAGCGTGACCATGACCGGAACGATCGGCGAGGACGGGAGCATCGGACCGGTCAGCGGGGTCCTCGAGAAGGCCAGGGCCGCTGCGGCAAGCGGCAAGACCCTCCTGATCCTCCCGGAAGGAAACGATCTGTTGATCGAGTGCCAGGAAGAATCCCGGTCACTCGGCGGGCTGAGGATCGCGGGGCAACGGCCGGTTGTCGTGGATGCGAAGGAGTATATTGAAGAGAATCTTGGCATCCACGTTAGATATGCGAACTCCATCGACGACCTGGTCGCCGATGTCCGCGATCCTCCCGCCGCCCCGGCGACTACGCCGATCTGA
- a CDS encoding ABC transporter ATP-binding protein: protein MGSRISVEDITFNYPGGAPVFTGITLTVDEGCVYSLLGPNGTGKSTLLKCMAGLISPSHGRVLLDGHDIAGMQPHEIARRIGFVPQTQVSPFPFLVRDIVLMGRAAHLGPFSTPSSEDEEIAADALDRIGISHLAERPCTEISGGEWQLVLIARAIAQRPGILLLDEPTSHLDLGNQVRVLNVIRGLAEDGMTIVVATHFPDHALLTSSQVAILKNQRILAMGGPNEVINEDTMRRAYGTDVRIVNLGDPINRQICVPVAGWVKP from the coding sequence ATGGGAAGCCGTATCAGCGTAGAGGATATAACGTTCAACTACCCGGGCGGAGCCCCCGTCTTTACGGGCATCACGCTCACCGTGGATGAGGGGTGCGTATACTCGCTTCTCGGCCCGAACGGGACCGGAAAATCCACGCTTCTCAAGTGCATGGCAGGGCTCATCTCCCCCTCGCACGGCCGCGTTCTCCTCGATGGGCATGACATCGCAGGAATGCAGCCGCACGAGATTGCCCGGCGGATCGGGTTCGTCCCCCAGACACAGGTCTCGCCGTTCCCGTTCCTTGTCAGGGACATCGTCCTCATGGGGAGAGCAGCCCATCTCGGCCCCTTTTCAACTCCCTCATCTGAGGATGAAGAGATTGCTGCTGACGCCCTCGACCGGATCGGCATATCTCACCTCGCCGAAAGACCGTGCACCGAGATCAGCGGCGGCGAGTGGCAGCTTGTCCTGATCGCGCGGGCGATCGCACAGCGTCCGGGGATCCTTCTCCTCGACGAACCGACGTCCCACCTGGACCTCGGTAACCAGGTACGGGTGCTCAACGTCATCAGGGGACTCGCAGAGGACGGAATGACCATTGTTGTCGCGACCCATTTCCCCGATCACGCACTTCTGACGTCAAGCCAGGTTGCAATCCTGAAAAATCAAAGAATTCTTGCTATGGGAGGTCCGAATGAGGTTATCAACGAGGATACGATGCGTCGTGCCTACGGCACCGATGTTAGGATTGTAAACCTCGGCGATCCGATCAACCGGCAGATCTGCGTACCTGTGGCAGGGTGGGTGAAACCATGA
- a CDS encoding PsbP-related protein: MKPQSLLIVGVLAVAAIAILVLLLPGTSAPAAPEPVPVPGKPTPVPVPENGTYVNTTYGYALTCPEGWFYTESGESVWFSSPVKHEEVRVNAIPLANTNATDEEILETLNKTYAKDLRADIGAEWVSTERISLDGVPAYRSTYSVPIVEDDRYTFIIRYAIKDDILFSVMHTVFPPEYDIYNVDAAPTAESFRFI, from the coding sequence ATGAAGCCACAGAGTTTACTGATCGTCGGGGTTCTTGCGGTCGCCGCAATCGCCATCCTTGTGCTGCTGCTGCCGGGTACCTCGGCGCCTGCGGCGCCCGAACCCGTCCCCGTCCCGGGCAAACCTACTCCGGTTCCGGTCCCCGAGAACGGCACCTACGTCAACACAACCTACGGTTATGCCCTCACCTGCCCGGAGGGATGGTTCTACACCGAGTCGGGAGAGAGCGTCTGGTTCTCCTCCCCGGTGAAGCACGAGGAGGTCAGGGTGAACGCGATCCCGCTCGCGAATACGAACGCCACCGATGAAGAGATCCTTGAGACCCTGAACAAGACCTACGCGAAGGACCTTCGTGCCGATATCGGGGCCGAATGGGTATCCACGGAGCGGATATCGCTTGACGGTGTCCCGGCGTACAGGTCAACCTACTCCGTCCCGATCGTCGAGGACGACCGGTATACCTTCATCATCCGCTACGCCATCAAGGACGACATACTGTTTTCGGTCATGCACACGGTCTTCCCACCGGAGTATGATATCTATAATGTCGATGCGGCTCCGACGGCTGAGTCATTCCGTTTCATCTAA
- the mutS gene encoding DNA mismatch repair protein MutS, with product MTDGPTPAMRQYYSVKARYPDGIVFFRMGDFYETFGEDAGVVARELDITLTARGRDKNGDRMPLAGVPHHAADGYIARLVNKGYKVVICDQVEDPKTAKGVVKREVTRVITPGTLIDSTMLGSAGAHYLMAIAPDRKGTFGLAFLDVSTGEFFVSSGSASRGYAEIISEVVRYRPTEAIVPESFSEPLPERLETLGVTVSRYRDDAFNVDAAHKHLCEQFGTTTLDGYGCAQMPGAIAAAGAALRYAQETQQSPLPHITGLSTRIPSGNMVLDAITLRNLEITTGIRGEGDGSTLLAALDVTETSMGSRTMRSFLISPLIRKEAIEERLDAVEWFFNNTLERQALRESLSNFADIERIAGRIAYGNAGPRDLATLRESLESIPDVKALFSGDPPALIREALDAMNDHSGIIDLIGRAIVDDPPALAKSGGMIREGFNAKLDELRHLATTGKDWIVEFQQQERERTGIKSLKVGYNRVFGYYIEVTKPNLHLVPPEYERRQTTANGERYTIPDLREKEAMIATAEDRLSALEAEIYAELIRTLAAEVPGLQATARAVGLLDVYSALAEVAARYGYTRPVIEESGRIVIRDGRHPVVERNLPVPFVPNDTELDSTDNQIMIITGANMAGKSTYMRAVALCCIMAQMGSFVPARHATIGIVDRVFTRVGAFDDLASGQSTFMVEMLELANILNNVTPQSLIILDEIGRGTSTLDGCAIARAVVEFLHGRAVAGPRTLFATHFHDLIDLEGTHKRVKNFHFAVRDTGDDVVFLRKIIPGATDRSYGIHVARLAGVPKKVTDRAMEILKEAAAREIPAGPRAPRYTQMLLIDPGEGVAEENPAIKELKCLNPNEMTPIDALNTLCRLQRLVNGDGEEKR from the coding sequence ATGACCGACGGACCAACCCCGGCAATGCGGCAGTATTACTCAGTGAAAGCCCGATACCCTGACGGCATCGTCTTCTTCCGGATGGGAGACTTTTACGAGACCTTTGGGGAAGATGCCGGCGTCGTAGCCCGGGAACTCGATATCACCCTGACGGCCCGGGGCAGGGATAAGAACGGCGACCGGATGCCTCTCGCAGGCGTCCCACATCACGCCGCCGACGGCTACATCGCCCGCCTGGTGAATAAGGGCTACAAAGTGGTAATCTGCGACCAGGTGGAAGATCCTAAGACCGCAAAAGGCGTGGTGAAGCGAGAGGTCACACGTGTGATCACCCCCGGGACCCTGATCGACTCCACGATGCTCGGCTCGGCCGGGGCACACTACCTCATGGCGATCGCTCCCGACCGAAAGGGAACCTTCGGGCTCGCATTCCTGGATGTCTCGACCGGAGAGTTCTTCGTCTCCTCCGGGAGCGCCAGCCGCGGCTATGCAGAGATCATCTCGGAAGTGGTACGATACCGCCCGACGGAGGCGATCGTCCCGGAGAGTTTCAGCGAGCCGCTCCCCGAGCGGCTCGAAACTCTTGGGGTGACGGTGAGCCGCTATCGCGACGACGCCTTCAACGTGGACGCGGCACACAAGCACCTCTGCGAGCAGTTCGGGACAACGACGCTCGACGGCTACGGATGCGCCCAGATGCCGGGGGCAATCGCCGCGGCCGGTGCAGCCCTCCGCTACGCCCAGGAAACCCAGCAGTCGCCCCTCCCCCACATCACGGGGCTTTCGACCCGGATACCATCGGGGAACATGGTGCTCGACGCAATCACCCTCCGGAACCTCGAGATAACGACCGGCATCCGCGGCGAAGGCGACGGGAGCACCCTTCTTGCCGCGCTTGACGTCACGGAGACATCGATGGGGAGCCGGACGATGCGGTCGTTCCTGATCAGCCCCTTGATTCGGAAAGAGGCGATCGAGGAGCGGCTCGATGCCGTGGAGTGGTTCTTCAACAACACTCTCGAACGGCAGGCGCTTCGCGAAAGCCTCAGCAACTTCGCCGATATCGAGCGGATCGCGGGAAGGATTGCCTACGGAAACGCCGGCCCGCGAGATCTCGCGACACTCCGGGAATCGCTGGAATCGATCCCGGATGTAAAGGCGCTCTTTTCCGGCGACCCTCCCGCGCTCATCCGCGAGGCCCTCGACGCGATGAACGACCACTCCGGGATCATCGACCTCATCGGCCGGGCGATCGTGGATGATCCGCCGGCGCTCGCAAAGTCCGGCGGGATGATCAGGGAGGGGTTCAATGCGAAGCTTGACGAGCTCCGGCACCTCGCGACGACCGGAAAGGACTGGATCGTGGAGTTCCAGCAGCAGGAGAGGGAGAGGACAGGAATCAAGTCCCTCAAGGTCGGCTACAACCGGGTCTTCGGCTACTATATTGAGGTGACAAAACCGAACCTGCACCTGGTGCCGCCGGAGTACGAGCGCCGGCAGACGACCGCGAACGGCGAGCGCTACACGATACCCGACCTCCGGGAGAAAGAGGCGATGATCGCGACTGCTGAGGATCGGCTCAGCGCTCTCGAAGCGGAGATCTACGCAGAACTCATCAGGACGCTTGCGGCGGAGGTCCCCGGTCTCCAGGCGACCGCCCGGGCGGTAGGATTGCTCGATGTCTATTCGGCCCTCGCAGAAGTTGCCGCCCGCTACGGCTATACCCGCCCCGTGATCGAGGAGAGCGGCCGGATCGTTATCCGGGACGGCCGCCACCCGGTGGTGGAGCGGAACCTCCCGGTCCCGTTCGTCCCGAACGATACGGAACTCGATTCCACCGACAACCAGATCATGATCATCACCGGGGCGAACATGGCGGGCAAGTCCACCTACATGCGGGCGGTCGCGCTCTGCTGCATCATGGCCCAGATGGGAAGCTTCGTCCCGGCCCGGCATGCCACCATCGGGATCGTCGACCGGGTCTTCACCCGGGTGGGAGCGTTCGACGATCTTGCCTCGGGGCAGTCCACGTTCATGGTCGAGATGCTCGAGCTTGCAAATATCTTGAATAACGTAACCCCACAGAGCCTCATCATCCTCGATGAGATCGGACGCGGAACGAGCACGCTGGACGGGTGCGCAATCGCCCGGGCGGTAGTGGAGTTCCTGCACGGGAGGGCGGTTGCCGGACCGCGGACCCTCTTTGCAACCCACTTCCACGACCTGATTGATCTCGAGGGGACGCATAAGAGGGTGAAGAACTTCCACTTCGCCGTGAGGGATACCGGGGATGATGTCGTCTTTCTGCGCAAGATCATTCCCGGCGCGACCGACAGGAGTTACGGCATCCATGTGGCCCGTCTTGCCGGGGTCCCGAAGAAGGTGACTGACAGGGCGATGGAGATCTTAAAGGAGGCAGCGGCCCGGGAGATCCCGGCCGGACCGCGAGCCCCGCGCTACACGCAGATGCTCCTCATCGACCCCGGCGAGGGGGTTGCCGAGGAGAACCCGGCAATCAAGGAGCTCAAATGCCTGAATCCCAACGAGATGACTCCGATTGATGCCTTAAACACCCTCTGCCGCCTCCAGCGGCTCGTAAACGGGGACGGGGAGGAGAAGCGATGA
- a CDS encoding FecCD family ABC transporter permease, whose translation MRQRPTKTGVQTDGGTTVTGTAVANQATSRSWGERHPGTILVLLLGVLGVVIFIALMAGRYMIPPETVIATIISSVYPIEMTWAATATSAIVDVRIPRIIAGLLVGAGLAISGASFQGMFRNPLVSSEILGVASGAGFGAAIGILLLDSLVLVQILSFVFGLLAVGMAYALSRVRSSTPILMLVLAGIVIGSLFSALTSMAKYVADPMNKMPAIVFWLLGSLNHVSASDLMILGPIIIVSIAGLLAVRWRINVLTMGDEEARALGVNTEHLKAIIIFLSTVITAAAVCLSGIIGWIGLVIPHMGRMLVGPDNRYLLPVSVLLGGAFLIAVDTIARTAAPAEIPIGILTAVIGAPIFAVLLRRNNPGW comes from the coding sequence ATGAGACAGAGACCAACGAAGACCGGTGTACAGACCGATGGGGGAACCACGGTGACCGGGACGGCGGTGGCAAACCAGGCCACCAGCAGGAGCTGGGGGGAGCGGCACCCCGGCACCATCCTGGTGCTCCTCCTCGGCGTGCTCGGGGTTGTTATCTTCATCGCCCTGATGGCCGGCCGGTATATGATCCCACCGGAGACGGTGATCGCGACAATCATAAGTTCGGTCTACCCGATCGAGATGACCTGGGCAGCGACGGCGACTTCAGCCATCGTGGACGTCCGTATCCCCCGGATCATCGCCGGCCTCCTCGTCGGAGCGGGTCTTGCCATCAGCGGGGCCTCATTCCAGGGGATGTTCCGGAACCCTCTGGTCTCCTCTGAGATCCTCGGCGTGGCCTCCGGCGCGGGCTTTGGAGCGGCGATTGGCATCCTCCTCCTGGACAGTCTCGTTCTCGTCCAGATTCTCTCGTTCGTCTTCGGCTTGCTTGCCGTGGGGATGGCCTATGCGCTCAGCAGGGTCAGGAGCTCGACCCCGATCCTGATGCTCGTTCTCGCAGGTATCGTGATCGGATCGCTCTTTTCGGCCCTCACCTCCATGGCGAAGTACGTGGCCGACCCGATGAACAAGATGCCGGCGATCGTCTTCTGGCTGCTCGGGTCGCTCAACCACGTCTCGGCGTCGGACCTGATGATCCTCGGCCCGATCATCATCGTCTCGATAGCAGGACTGCTTGCCGTCCGGTGGCGAATCAATGTCCTCACGATGGGCGACGAGGAGGCACGGGCGCTCGGGGTGAACACCGAGCACTTGAAGGCTATCATCATCTTCCTCTCGACCGTGATCACAGCAGCAGCGGTCTGTTTGAGCGGGATCATCGGGTGGATCGGGCTTGTTATCCCGCATATGGGACGGATGCTTGTCGGACCCGACAACCGCTACCTTCTGCCGGTCTCGGTGCTCCTCGGGGGAGCGTTCCTGATTGCCGTCGACACCATCGCAAGGACGGCCGCCCCTGCCGAGATCCCGATCGGCATCCTGACGGCGGTCATCGGGGCGCCGATATTTGCAGTGCTGCTCCGGCGCAACAACCCGGGGTGGTGA
- a CDS encoding 3-isopropylmalate dehydratase small subunit, with amino-acid sequence MRVWKFGDDIDTDAIIPGRFLTIYDPAELAKHAFEGTRDEFAKTAKEGDIIVAGTNFGCGSSREHAPLALLGAGIRIVVAKSFARIFYRNAVNTGLLPLVCPEADGIRDGDTVTVDIAAGYIEVGGKRLSIEPVPDFLKEIVDAGGLVAYAKNLEKVETCSTK; translated from the coding sequence ATGCGAGTCTGGAAGTTCGGCGACGATATCGATACGGATGCGATCATCCCCGGGCGGTTCCTCACCATCTACGACCCGGCTGAACTTGCGAAGCACGCGTTCGAAGGAACAAGAGACGAGTTTGCAAAGACCGCAAAGGAGGGCGACATTATCGTCGCCGGAACCAACTTCGGGTGCGGCTCCTCCCGCGAACATGCACCGCTCGCCCTCCTCGGCGCCGGGATCCGGATCGTGGTCGCGAAGTCCTTTGCGCGGATCTTCTACCGGAACGCCGTGAACACCGGGCTCCTGCCCCTGGTCTGTCCGGAGGCCGATGGGATCCGGGACGGTGACACCGTAACCGTGGATATCGCCGCGGGTTACATCGAGGTGGGCGGAAAGAGGCTTTCGATCGAGCCGGTGCCCGACTTCCTCAAGGAGATCGTCGATGCCGGTGGGCTCGTTGCATATGCGAAAAACCTGGAGAAGGTGGAGACATGCAGCACAAAGTAG
- a CDS encoding ABC transporter substrate-binding protein, whose protein sequence is MTKVSYVFFALIIAAGMLCCGCTTTTMPEDPAATRTITDMVGNQITIPAEGATFAVFGGPISQVPYLLGANDSVIAVTKGPQLMEMMQEMDPGIIDKPAPRTTNGNVNIEELLVTNPDCVIAFDVDGEIVESHTNIPVIYLSGTMSDGFDEMRREIAFMGEVFGKPDRAQAYIDYLNETLEFLRERTANIPEDERVTVFLGEGVSHLQTLGGDTFFTEWTAAAGCRNAVATIETTHGQQEGIHTGINEISMEQVLAADPDIIIIDTGSPAELKNDSRWKELSAVKEGRVYKQPTGLFLWSRPSAESAVLYPVWLAYKAYPDRFEDVPLTDRVKDFYAEIFGFTLTDEQAQKVIDGTYGSVTFGQVKQLG, encoded by the coding sequence ATGACAAAAGTCAGTTATGTCTTCTTTGCACTCATCATTGCGGCAGGAATGCTCTGCTGCGGTTGCACGACAACAACGATGCCGGAGGATCCGGCTGCGACCCGAACGATCACCGATATGGTGGGAAACCAGATCACAATCCCCGCAGAAGGAGCGACGTTCGCCGTCTTCGGCGGGCCCATCAGCCAGGTGCCCTACCTCCTTGGAGCGAATGACAGTGTCATTGCAGTCACGAAGGGACCGCAGCTGATGGAGATGATGCAGGAGATGGACCCGGGCATCATCGATAAACCGGCACCGCGGACGACGAACGGCAACGTGAACATCGAGGAACTCCTGGTTACGAACCCCGACTGCGTCATTGCCTTCGACGTCGACGGGGAGATCGTGGAATCTCACACCAATATTCCGGTCATCTACCTCTCCGGGACAATGAGCGACGGGTTCGATGAGATGCGGCGGGAGATCGCCTTCATGGGCGAGGTCTTCGGAAAGCCCGATAGAGCGCAGGCTTACATCGATTACCTTAACGAGACACTCGAGTTCCTCCGTGAGCGCACCGCCAACATCCCCGAGGACGAGCGGGTCACCGTCTTCCTCGGCGAGGGAGTAAGCCACCTTCAGACACTTGGAGGAGACACGTTCTTCACTGAGTGGACCGCGGCTGCAGGGTGCAGAAACGCCGTAGCCACCATCGAGACGACGCACGGACAGCAGGAGGGTATCCACACCGGTATCAACGAGATCTCGATGGAGCAGGTCCTTGCCGCCGACCCTGATATCATCATCATCGATACCGGCAGTCCCGCTGAACTCAAGAACGACAGCCGCTGGAAGGAACTTAGTGCCGTCAAAGAAGGCCGGGTCTACAAGCAACCGACCGGACTCTTCCTCTGGAGCCGTCCGTCCGCCGAGTCCGCCGTCCTCTACCCGGTCTGGCTCGCGTACAAGGCCTACCCCGACCGCTTCGAGGACGTGCCGCTCACCGACCGGGTGAAGGACTTCTACGCCGAGATCTTCGGGTTCACCCTCACGGATGAGCAGGCGCAGAAGGTCATCGACGGCACCTATGGGAGCGTGACGTTCGGCCAGGTGAAGCAGCTCGGATGA
- a CDS encoding 3-isopropylmalate dehydratase large subunit, whose translation MSATIAEKIFSERCGRPVRAGEVVMAPVDAAMIHDITGPLAVRVFREMGGERVYDPERIIMLFDHQVPADSIPAAENHVFMRQFAKEQGIHNYDLLEGVCHQVVMEKGRAAPGEIIVGTDSHTCTYGAAGAFATGIGSTDMGFVLKFGALYFRVPESIRVEVDGKFGRRVGAKDFILSLAGDIGADGATYMALEFAGSAMREMDMAGRMTCANMAIEMGAKAGIVQPDAITWEYVTARRAIEPFDLAGDDDAVYRDRRHYDVTDLAPQVAVPHNVDNVVDVTKVAGTRVDQVFIGSCTNGRYEDLAEAAEVLGTSDRFADGVRVIVIPASRTEYLKALRAGIIERFVEAGALVEAPCCGPCMGGAFGLLAPGEVSLSTSNRNFRGRQGSTQAQVYLSSPATAAASALYGEITDPREV comes from the coding sequence ATGTCGGCGACGATCGCAGAAAAGATATTCTCAGAACGGTGCGGCAGACCCGTCCGCGCGGGAGAGGTGGTGATGGCGCCGGTGGATGCGGCGATGATCCACGACATCACCGGCCCGCTTGCGGTCCGGGTCTTTCGCGAGATGGGTGGAGAGCGCGTCTATGATCCGGAGCGAATCATTATGCTCTTCGACCACCAGGTGCCCGCCGACTCGATACCCGCTGCCGAGAACCACGTCTTCATGCGGCAGTTCGCAAAGGAGCAGGGGATCCACAACTACGATCTCCTCGAGGGCGTCTGCCACCAGGTCGTGATGGAGAAGGGGCGGGCGGCGCCCGGTGAGATCATCGTCGGGACCGACTCTCACACCTGCACCTACGGTGCTGCGGGTGCGTTTGCGACCGGCATCGGCTCGACCGATATGGGATTCGTCTTAAAGTTCGGTGCTCTCTACTTCCGGGTACCCGAGAGCATCCGGGTCGAGGTGGACGGGAAGTTCGGCCGCAGGGTCGGAGCAAAAGACTTCATCCTCTCGCTCGCCGGGGATATCGGTGCTGATGGCGCAACCTACATGGCGCTTGAGTTTGCCGGCAGCGCGATGCGCGAGATGGATATGGCAGGCCGGATGACCTGTGCGAACATGGCGATCGAGATGGGCGCAAAGGCCGGGATCGTCCAGCCCGACGCAATTACCTGGGAGTATGTCACCGCCCGACGCGCAATCGAGCCCTTCGACCTTGCAGGCGACGACGACGCGGTCTACCGGGATCGCAGGCACTACGACGTCACCGATCTCGCCCCGCAGGTCGCCGTCCCCCACAATGTCGACAACGTCGTGGACGTAACGAAGGTCGCCGGGACGAGAGTAGACCAGGTCTTCATCGGCTCCTGCACGAACGGCCGCTACGAAGACCTTGCCGAGGCGGCCGAGGTGCTCGGGACCTCCGACAGATTCGCGGACGGTGTACGGGTGATCGTCATCCCGGCCTCGCGGACCGAGTACCTCAAAGCCCTCCGGGCCGGGATCATAGAGCGCTTCGTCGAGGCGGGCGCCCTCGTGGAAGCGCCCTGCTGCGGCCCCTGCATGGGCGGGGCGTTCGGGCTGCTCGCCCCCGGCGAGGTCTCGCTCTCGACGTCGAACCGGAACTTCCGGGGCAGACAGGGGAGCACGCAGGCCCAGGTCTACCTCTCCTCGCCGGCGACGGCGGCGGCGAGCGCTCTCTACGGCGAGATCACCGACCCGAGGGAGGTGTGA